GCCTTCGGCGCATCCGCGTCGACGGCTACCGCGTGGTGTACGAGGTACAGGATGCGGCGCTCGTCGTTCTCGTCGTACGCGTCGCACACCGCGGAACCGTCTACCGTCCGCTCTGACCGACCTCTACCGTCGGCTTCCGGCTGGCCGCCGCTCGGCTCATCTCCGATAATTCCAGGTCTGACCACGGGCCGCCCAGGAAG
This portion of the Candidatus Palauibacter australiensis genome encodes:
- a CDS encoding type II toxin-antitoxin system RelE/ParE family toxin, which translates into the protein MRIVDAIDGLADHPHAGSSLKGGLRGLRRIRVDGYRVVYEVQDAALVVLVVRVAHRGTVYRPL